A genomic region of Haliaeetus albicilla chromosome 8, bHalAlb1.1, whole genome shotgun sequence contains the following coding sequences:
- the FAM174C gene encoding protein FAM174C — MLRPRPLCRLLLLLLLLLHVARAASPAPPATPSPLNATEAPRAAADNRTRPGPPPGSGLWAGSGLPVLKRAVYVLSALSLLAALYFLLRAFGSRSEGPRNERKTHFRLKKPQRKKYGLLSNYDENIEMASFDSDEDTVFETRNLRR; from the exons ATGCTGCGGCCGAGGCCCCTctgccgcctcctcctcctcctcctcctcctcctgcacgTCGCCCGGGCcgcctcccccgctcctccggCCACCCCCAGCCCGCTCAACGCCACGGAGGCGCCGCGGGCGGCCGCGGATAACAGGACGCGGCCGGGCCCACCGCCGGGGTCGGGGCTGTGGGCGGGATCGGGGCTGCCGGTGCTGAAGCGGGCGGTGTACGTGCTGAGCGCCCTCTCGTTGCTGGCCGCGCTCTATTTCCTCCTGCGGGCGTTCGG CTCTAGGTCAGAGGGACCCAGAAATGAGCGCAAAACTCATTTCAGGTTGAAGAAACCTCAGCGGAAGAAATACGGCCTTCTGTCGAATTACGATGAGAACATAGAGATGGCCTCGTTCGATAGCGATGAGGACACGGTGTTTGAAACAAGAAATCTGAGGCG atga